From Xylanibacter oryzae DSM 17970, a single genomic window includes:
- a CDS encoding YitT family protein has translation MRAIRLERKSMFKEVRDYVLITIAMLSYCIGWTVFLLPNNITTGGVSGISSIVYWGLGIPVEYTYFGINAVLMIFALRLLGMKFCIKTIYGVVVLTLSLSAFRIFTADLHLLQDQPFMASVIGAVFTGCGVGLGLSANGSTGGTDIIAAIINKYRDISLGKVILICDVIIVTSSYIVLKDWEKVIYGYVVLFITAYCIDQVVNSMRRSVQFFIISDKYDEIGHRINENPHRGCTVINAQGFYSGHDVKMLFVLAKRRESGTIFRLIDEIDPKAFVSQSAVIGVYGEGFDRYKVKRSK, from the coding sequence ATGAGAGCAATTAGATTAGAAAGAAAGAGCATGTTCAAAGAAGTTCGTGATTATGTGCTAATAACCATAGCGATGTTGTCTTATTGTATTGGGTGGACAGTGTTCCTTCTACCCAATAATATTACAACAGGTGGAGTCTCCGGTATATCATCAATTGTATACTGGGGATTGGGAATTCCTGTTGAATATACATATTTCGGAATAAATGCCGTATTGATGATATTTGCGCTTAGGCTTCTAGGCATGAAATTCTGCATCAAGACTATTTATGGCGTTGTTGTACTAACCCTTTCTCTATCTGCTTTTCGTATCTTTACAGCCGATCTGCATTTACTTCAAGATCAGCCATTTATGGCAAGTGTAATTGGTGCTGTTTTCACAGGCTGTGGAGTCGGATTGGGTTTATCCGCAAATGGAAGTACAGGCGGTACTGATATTATTGCAGCTATAATTAATAAATATAGAGATATATCTTTAGGAAAAGTGATCCTGATATGTGATGTTATCATAGTTACATCCAGTTATATTGTTCTAAAGGATTGGGAGAAGGTTATCTACGGTTATGTAGTACTCTTCATCACAGCCTATTGTATAGATCAGGTTGTTAATTCTATGCGTCGTTCAGTTCAGTTTTTTATCATTTCAGACAAGTATGACGAAATAGGCCATCGCATAAATGAAAATCCTCATCGAGGATGTACTGTTATCAATGCCCAGGGATTTTATTCAGGTCATGATGTAAAGATGCTTTTTGTACTTGCAAAACGTAGAGAATCTGGTACAATATTTCGTCTAATAGATGAGATAGACCCTAAGGCCTTTGTTTCTCAGAGTGCTGTTATTGGTGTTTACGGTGAAGGATTCGATCGTTATAAGGTGAAACGTAGCAAGTAA
- a CDS encoding RidA family protein yields MKVLHSDNAPKALGPYSQAIEVNGFVFTSGQIPIDPATDNFVEGGIKEQTRQSLANVQNVLKEAGIDLSHVVKTTVFLSDMGNFAEMNEVYAEFFVQPFPARSAVAIKTLPKGALVEVECVAVK; encoded by the coding sequence ATGAAAGTATTACACTCTGATAATGCGCCAAAAGCACTTGGACCGTATAGTCAAGCTATTGAAGTTAATGGATTTGTTTTCACATCAGGCCAGATTCCAATTGATCCTGCTACAGATAATTTTGTGGAAGGTGGTATCAAGGAACAGACTCGTCAATCACTGGCTAATGTACAAAATGTATTGAAAGAGGCTGGCATTGATCTTAGTCATGTAGTAAAGACTACTGTTTTTCTTTCTGACATGGGCAACTTTGCTGAAATGAATGAAGTTTATGCTGAGTTTTTCGTTCAGCCCTTCCCTGCCCGCTCTGCTGTTGCAATAAAGACATTACCTAAAGGAGCTCTGGTAGAGGTTGAGTGTGTAGCTGTAAAATAA
- a CDS encoding C-GCAxxG-C-C family protein, with the protein MIKKENLDNKQKEGIATFYNGYNCAQSVLSVFAEDLGISKDACLKLANPFGSGIAYMQETCGAVSGALMAIGLKYGRGKDGTIEDKERAYDMSRHFIEEFKKTTCGTICCRELMDGLDMSTPEGMAKIKDLDLFRLRCSKHVQNSIEIANKILSYELNLK; encoded by the coding sequence ATGATAAAGAAAGAAAATTTAGACAACAAGCAAAAAGAAGGTATTGCAACCTTTTACAATGGATATAATTGTGCCCAATCCGTTTTATCCGTTTTTGCAGAAGATCTGGGAATAAGCAAAGATGCTTGTCTTAAGCTAGCCAACCCTTTCGGCTCCGGTATTGCATATATGCAGGAAACATGTGGTGCTGTTAGTGGGGCTTTAATGGCTATTGGATTGAAATACGGAAGAGGGAAAGATGGAACGATCGAAGATAAAGAACGTGCGTACGATATGTCACGACATTTTATAGAGGAATTTAAGAAAACCACTTGTGGCACTATTTGTTGTCGTGAATTGATGGATGGATTAGACATGAGCACACCCGAAGGAATGGCAAAGATAAAGGATTTAGATCTCTTTAGACTACGATGCAGTAAACATGTGCAAAATTCAATAGAGATAGCAAATAAAATTCTATCATATGAATTGAACTTGAAGTAA
- a CDS encoding helix-turn-helix domain-containing protein, whose protein sequence is MNKNKNIYKFSVEDFIDNGQPVKYIDSDFIIMDNLKTNAQLSTIKLGVNVFSIVTKGKMEASINGHRIIIGERQMMVCPSSAIMEDLMISPDLKCIIICLTDRLLKMLIHSYISIWNIALYVKNVNKIDLKEKDIDVIERVIDLLKIYISDENIYFRESIIHSLIQTLLLDFCSTLKTYCCVYDNSDKITSAEKLFNGFIDILSKSEIKRHPITFYSDKLFISSRYLSSICRNISGKSAEKWIQDYLNDDINYMLLSTDMNVKSIAVKCGFSSIALFDKYVKLHLGMSPQKYRTENNKKSEPNASEKLL, encoded by the coding sequence ATGAACAAGAATAAAAACATATACAAGTTTTCGGTTGAAGATTTTATTGATAATGGGCAACCTGTAAAATATATTGACAGTGACTTTATCATAATGGATAATCTGAAAACAAATGCTCAACTTAGTACTATTAAGTTGGGTGTCAATGTTTTTAGTATTGTTACTAAAGGGAAAATGGAAGCTAGCATAAATGGACATCGAATAATAATAGGTGAACGCCAGATGATGGTATGTCCTTCTTCTGCAATAATGGAAGACCTTATGATTAGTCCCGATTTGAAATGTATCATAATATGCTTAACTGACCGTTTGCTGAAAATGCTTATACATTCATATATATCAATATGGAATATAGCGTTATATGTCAAAAACGTCAATAAGATAGATCTTAAGGAAAAAGATATTGATGTTATAGAAAGGGTAATTGATCTACTAAAGATATATATAAGCGACGAAAATATTTATTTTCGTGAAAGTATAATACATTCTTTGATACAAACGCTGTTGTTGGACTTTTGTTCTACGTTAAAAACTTATTGTTGTGTATATGACAATTCTGATAAGATTACTAGTGCTGAAAAATTGTTCAATGGTTTTATAGATATACTATCTAAAAGCGAAATAAAAAGGCATCCGATTACTTTCTATTCAGACAAATTGTTTATTTCATCCAGATACCTATCAAGCATATGTAGAAACATAAGTGGAAAATCAGCAGAAAAATGGATACAGGATTATTTGAATGATGACATCAACTATATGCTTCTTTCGACAGACATGAATGTTAAAAGCATTGCTGTAAAATGTGGATTTTCAAGCATAGCATTGTTTGATAAATACGTAAAGTTGCATTTGGGTATGTCTCCACAAAAATACAGAACTGAAAATAATAAAAAAAGCGAACCAAATGCTTCTGAAAAGCTATTATGA